A section of the Flavobacterium ardleyense genome encodes:
- a CDS encoding PRC-barrel domain-containing protein, with protein MDKDKKDLFYLDELSDYKVADDYADVRGWDVKDVDSRVIGKVDDLLVSKRAERVVYLDVEVNSSVIEKGHDVYGATSDGIHEFLNKDGENHLIIPIGMVTISRDRKEVMTTQINQETFAKTKRFAKGYAIDQDYEVGTYRKYNPEEEALVVYDENFYNRKGFGRNL; from the coding sequence ATGGACAAAGATAAAAAAGATTTATTTTATTTGGACGAACTATCCGATTACAAGGTTGCAGACGATTATGCAGATGTAAGAGGATGGGATGTTAAAGATGTTGATAGTAGAGTTATTGGAAAAGTTGATGATTTACTAGTAAGTAAAAGAGCCGAGAGGGTTGTTTACTTGGATGTAGAAGTTAATTCATCTGTTATAGAGAAAGGACATGATGTATATGGAGCAACTTCTGATGGCATTCACGAATTTTTAAATAAAGATGGAGAGAATCACTTGATAATTCCTATTGGAATGGTAACTATTAGTAGAGATCGTAAAGAGGTGATGACAACTCAAATTAATCAAGAAACTTTTGCTAAAACGAAACGTTTTGCTAAGGGATATGCAATTGACCAGGACTACGAAGTAGGTACCTACAGAAAATACAATCCGGAGGAAGAAGCATTAGTGGTTTACGATGAAAACTTCTACAATCGTAAAGGATTCGGTAGAAACCTCTAA
- a CDS encoding PA2169 family four-helix-bundle protein, giving the protein MDNSNSIDKLNKLVEINNDRVEGYETAAKEMDNGELHSLFGKLAATSHNNLSELRAEVNRLGGEPTEGTKISGKFFRAWMDVKAALSSDERQTVLDSCEFGEDKALEVYEEVLEDTKDLTSEQVAMISKQKSALKQDHDHVKVLRDANNG; this is encoded by the coding sequence ATGGATAATTCAAACAGTATCGACAAATTAAACAAATTAGTAGAAATTAATAATGATAGAGTTGAAGGATATGAGACTGCTGCCAAAGAAATGGACAATGGTGAACTTCACAGCCTTTTTGGAAAATTAGCGGCAACTTCTCACAATAATCTATCGGAATTGCGCGCTGAAGTAAATAGACTTGGCGGCGAACCTACAGAGGGAACTAAAATTTCAGGAAAATTTTTTAGAGCGTGGATGGATGTAAAGGCGGCTCTATCGAGTGATGAAAGACAAACAGTGTTAGATTCTTGCGAATTTGGAGAAGATAAAGCACTTGAAGTTTATGAGGAAGTTTTAGAAGACACCAAAGATTTAACCTCAGAACAAGTGGCTATGATATCTAAGCAAAAAAGTGCATTGAAACAGGATCATGATCATGTGAAAGTATTACGAGATGCAAATAACGGATAA
- a CDS encoding tetratricopeptide repeat-containing sensor histidine kinase: MQTSDSIKWSPKLISSLPIEQRKMFLDSVSKDLRERSPYIISPNQYLDIALEYYYINEYALSYSISKEALKYAQRSNDSLSMAKAFFYIGDSFQISQKDSAYYYYYQAEKIYLKNRDFSNVARMQFNKAYVLFYDGNYVACEVQVSKALQNLKNTKDYFLLYSCNSLLGSCLEKIGDFDAALNYHNNALQNIEKLDLTTSEKSIYRVSTVVNISNLYDQRQEYDKSIVNLKSILNERLKVNNPLSYARVLSNLAYSKFKNGEYLGVETMFLESIKIAKNLGNESDLLYKYIYFGEYYASQNDNLSAIKYINLANQIAVKNSNTNEILSTLRLLARIDQHNSQQYLTEYIKISDNSQALQKKTRNKYARIEYETTKIQAANKELSRNNIIIIMVAIILIILLVTFVIIRYIKYKNKELQFLRLQEKASEDVFKLLTEQQQKINQAKEVEKTKIAQELHDGVINTLYGIRLNLGFFNSKKDENAIEKRKDYIEELKKVEGEIRTISHELSRNTFFDTSDFNMLLQGLLQNQEGISTTRFSYIKMDGSNWNDVPNLYKINLYRIIQEAVLNVNKYAKAQNCIITFQRDNNIIRILIQDDGVGFDVKLKRSGIGHNNMNSRIKSLGGTIQITSELGKGTTIEIIIDNSAFQKNTNFRTGNTFIK; encoded by the coding sequence ATGCAAACTAGCGATTCCATTAAGTGGTCGCCAAAACTAATAAGTTCATTACCGATTGAGCAAAGAAAGATGTTCTTGGATTCAGTATCAAAGGACTTACGGGAACGCTCGCCATATATAATTAGCCCTAACCAGTATTTAGATATTGCATTAGAATATTACTATATAAATGAATATGCTTTATCCTACTCTATCAGTAAAGAAGCTCTTAAATATGCACAGAGATCTAATGATAGTTTATCGATGGCCAAGGCTTTCTTTTATATAGGCGATTCATTTCAAATCTCCCAAAAAGATAGTGCGTACTACTACTATTATCAGGCAGAAAAGATCTACTTAAAAAATCGAGATTTTTCCAATGTTGCTCGAATGCAGTTTAATAAAGCGTACGTTTTATTTTACGATGGCAATTATGTTGCCTGTGAAGTTCAGGTATCCAAGGCTTTGCAAAACTTAAAAAATACAAAGGACTATTTCTTATTATACTCGTGTAATTCTTTATTAGGAAGTTGTCTGGAGAAAATTGGTGATTTTGATGCAGCACTAAACTATCACAACAATGCATTGCAGAATATAGAAAAATTAGACTTGACTACAAGCGAGAAAAGTATTTATAGAGTTTCTACCGTTGTTAATATCTCCAATCTTTACGATCAACGTCAGGAATATGACAAGTCCATTGTAAATTTAAAATCTATTTTAAATGAAAGACTAAAAGTTAATAACCCTTTATCCTACGCAAGAGTTCTCAGCAACCTAGCTTATTCAAAATTTAAAAATGGCGAATATTTAGGTGTAGAAACGATGTTTCTAGAATCTATAAAAATTGCGAAGAATCTAGGAAATGAATCAGATTTACTTTACAAATACATCTATTTTGGTGAGTATTATGCGAGTCAGAATGATAACCTGAGTGCTATTAAATATATAAACTTAGCCAATCAAATTGCGGTCAAGAACAGCAATACGAACGAAATTTTAAGTACGTTAAGACTACTCGCGAGAATTGATCAGCATAATAGTCAGCAATATTTGACAGAATATATTAAAATAAGTGACAATTCGCAGGCATTACAGAAAAAGACGCGAAATAAATATGCCCGTATCGAATATGAAACAACCAAAATCCAAGCTGCTAATAAAGAACTTAGTCGTAACAACATTATAATAATAATGGTTGCGATTATACTTATTATTCTTTTAGTAACCTTTGTAATAATTCGTTATATAAAATATAAGAATAAGGAATTACAATTTTTAAGACTACAAGAAAAAGCAAGTGAGGATGTTTTTAAATTACTCACAGAACAACAGCAGAAAATCAATCAGGCAAAGGAAGTAGAAAAAACTAAGATTGCGCAAGAACTGCACGACGGTGTGATAAATACACTTTACGGAATCCGTCTGAATCTTGGCTTTTTTAATTCGAAAAAAGATGAAAATGCAATTGAGAAACGAAAAGATTATATAGAAGAATTAAAAAAGGTCGAAGGTGAAATTAGAACTATTTCGCACGAGCTTAGTCGCAATACTTTCTTTGACACAAGCGATTTCAATATGTTGCTGCAAGGGCTGCTACAAAATCAAGAAGGTATCAGTACAACAAGATTCTCCTATATTAAAATGGATGGGTCTAACTGGAATGATGTTCCAAATCTTTACAAAATAAACCTCTATCGCATTATACAAGAAGCAGTACTTAATGTGAATAAATATGCAAAAGCTCAAAATTGTATTATAACTTTTCAGAGAGATAATAATATAATCCGCATTCTCATTCAGGATGATGGCGTCGGTTTTGACGTAAAACTTAAAAGAAGCGGAATTGGTCATAATAATATGAATAGCCGAATCAAGAGCCTCGGAGGCACTATTCAGATCACGTCAGAACTAGGAAAGGGGACTACCATCGAAATTATTATAGATAATTCTGCATTTCAGAAAAATACTAATTTTAGAACCGGAAATACCTTTATAAAATAA
- a CDS encoding response regulator, translating to MATKILIVDDHPMTVAAYVNLLTEINLGPFPAKFITAYTCEQAYNMINIQNTMETPIDLALLDVSLPSFVLQNIMDGVDIGKHLRKRMPDCKIIIQTMHSEPLRIDNIINQLSPEGFISKNDIDFESFPKICQRIMNGDIYYSHTIEQAREEFAKFDIDFDLHDNKILNLLSQGVKTINLPDYIPLSLSTIEKRKATIKDQLLQGKGSDLELLQKARKLGLI from the coding sequence ATGGCAACAAAAATTCTTATCGTAGATGACCACCCCATGACCGTGGCAGCCTACGTGAATTTATTGACTGAGATCAACCTAGGGCCATTTCCTGCCAAATTTATAACTGCTTACACGTGTGAACAGGCTTACAATATGATCAATATTCAAAATACCATGGAAACTCCAATTGACTTGGCCCTTCTGGATGTTAGTTTACCCTCCTTCGTTTTGCAAAATATTATGGATGGTGTTGATATCGGCAAGCACCTAAGAAAAAGAATGCCAGATTGTAAAATAATAATACAAACAATGCACAGCGAGCCGTTAAGAATCGATAATATTATCAATCAACTATCGCCTGAAGGTTTTATCTCCAAAAACGATATTGATTTTGAGAGTTTTCCTAAAATCTGCCAACGTATCATGAATGGCGACATCTATTATAGCCATACAATTGAACAAGCTCGGGAAGAATTTGCCAAATTTGATATAGATTTTGATTTGCATGACAACAAGATTCTTAATCTTTTATCACAAGGTGTCAAAACTATCAACTTGCCTGACTATATCCCTTTATCTTTGAGTACAATTGAGAAGAGGAAGGCAACTATTAAAGACCAACTTTTACAAGGAAAAGGCTCAGATCTGGAATTATTGCAAAAAGCGAGAAAGCTAGGATTAATATAG
- a CDS encoding hypervirulence associated TUDOR domain-containing protein, which translates to MASDFKIGDHVKWNSEAGMVSGKIIKLHYQDFDYKGYTHHASKDDPQYEIRSDKSDHIAAHKGSALKKSRKLY; encoded by the coding sequence ATGGCATCAGATTTTAAAATTGGAGACCATGTAAAGTGGAATTCAGAAGCGGGAATGGTGAGTGGCAAAATTATAAAATTACATTATCAGGATTTTGATTATAAAGGATATACGCACCACGCGAGCAAAGACGATCCGCAATATGAAATAAGAAGTGATAAGTCAGATCATATTGCTGCTCACAAAGGCAGCGCTTTAAAAAAGTCTAGGAAACTATATTAA
- a CDS encoding OmpA family protein: MKYYLLLFLSLLFLSTAFCQEQKLSVANTKHENMGYFESVEIYKKLLKKGFRTAEVYQNIGDSYYFNGDYKSATSYYKSLFGLKKQVVPAEYYFRYVQSLKAQNKYDLADKFLNQIPEEIKSDSRFKLYFGNQNYLEDIKLIPKQFKVDTTSINSPYSDYGAFILNDKFYFTSSRDTSGFIKRTHSWTNQAFSKIYQAVISTDGILSNPKPLKTDFSKKLNQSSAIFTEDGKTMFFTQNNSEEGKRVKNQNKKTLLKIFKANFDGKKWTDAIALPFNSDDFSCAHPALSADEKYLYFSSDMPGTVGASDIFRVEIFENGNYGKPENLGSKINTEGRETFPFISADNQLYFSSDGRAGLGGLDIYKTDLNSKLEDVRVENLGSEINSNADDFAFLINSETGKGFYSSNRSKGLGFDDIYKFTKVQKCENTYEGRIVDSENKNLVSGVKVTLQNQKGESLQSILTSEDGKFSFTIDCAHNYHLTFSKDLYDSQEQVTATSTKTSTDIIFEKSQKPMKVGDDLAKILSIKNIYFDLDKFDIRPDAEYELTKILLIMQQEPMMEISIRSHTDSRASKEYNLELSTNRAKSTMNWLIKKGISPKRLKSAGFGESQLLNNCSDGIECSEGEHQMNRRSEFVITKI, from the coding sequence ATGAAATATTATTTACTGCTTTTTCTAAGCCTGCTTTTTTTATCTACTGCTTTTTGCCAAGAGCAGAAACTTTCTGTGGCCAATACTAAGCACGAAAATATGGGGTATTTTGAATCGGTGGAAATTTATAAAAAGCTATTAAAAAAAGGTTTCCGAACTGCAGAAGTTTATCAGAATATTGGAGATTCGTATTATTTCAATGGAGATTACAAAAGCGCTACTTCCTATTATAAATCACTTTTCGGATTGAAAAAACAAGTAGTCCCTGCCGAATATTATTTTAGGTATGTTCAAAGTCTAAAAGCTCAGAATAAATATGATTTGGCGGATAAATTTCTAAATCAAATTCCTGAAGAGATAAAGTCAGATTCAAGATTCAAATTGTATTTCGGGAATCAAAATTATTTGGAAGACATTAAATTGATTCCAAAGCAGTTTAAAGTTGACACAACTTCAATAAATTCACCTTACTCAGATTATGGCGCGTTTATTTTGAATGATAAATTCTATTTCACTTCATCCCGCGATACCTCAGGATTTATCAAAAGAACGCACTCTTGGACCAATCAAGCATTTTCAAAAATTTACCAAGCAGTTATTTCGACTGATGGAATTTTGTCAAATCCAAAACCTTTAAAAACGGATTTCAGCAAAAAACTGAATCAATCATCGGCGATTTTCACCGAAGATGGAAAGACGATGTTTTTCACTCAAAATAATTCGGAAGAAGGAAAAAGAGTCAAAAATCAGAATAAAAAAACTTTGCTTAAAATTTTTAAGGCCAATTTTGATGGTAAAAAGTGGACGGATGCAATTGCACTTCCTTTTAATAGTGATGATTTTAGTTGTGCTCATCCTGCTTTGAGCGCTGATGAAAAATATTTGTACTTTTCCTCAGATATGCCAGGAACAGTTGGCGCTTCGGATATTTTTCGAGTAGAAATTTTCGAAAATGGAAATTATGGAAAGCCAGAGAATTTAGGTTCAAAAATTAATACCGAAGGCAGAGAAACTTTTCCTTTTATAAGTGCTGACAATCAACTCTATTTTTCTTCGGACGGCCGAGCAGGTTTGGGCGGACTGGATATTTATAAAACAGATTTGAATTCTAAATTAGAAGATGTTCGCGTTGAAAATCTCGGATCAGAAATCAACAGCAATGCTGACGACTTTGCTTTTTTGATAAATTCGGAAACTGGCAAAGGATTCTATAGTTCCAATAGGAGCAAAGGACTTGGATTTGATGATATTTATAAATTCACGAAAGTGCAAAAATGCGAGAACACATATGAAGGAAGGATTGTCGATTCAGAGAACAAAAACTTGGTTTCTGGAGTGAAAGTCACGTTGCAAAATCAGAAAGGTGAAAGTCTTCAAAGCATTCTAACTTCAGAAGATGGAAAATTCTCGTTTACTATTGATTGTGCGCACAACTATCATCTTACATTTTCAAAAGATTTATATGATTCTCAAGAACAAGTGACTGCAACTTCAACTAAAACTTCAACCGATATTATCTTTGAGAAATCTCAAAAACCAATGAAAGTTGGTGATGATCTGGCCAAAATACTTTCGATTAAAAATATCTATTTTGATTTGGATAAATTTGATATTCGTCCCGATGCCGAATATGAATTGACAAAAATTCTGTTGATTATGCAGCAAGAACCGATGATGGAAATCAGCATCAGGTCGCACACCGACAGTCGCGCTTCAAAAGAATACAATTTAGAATTATCTACAAATCGTGCAAAGTCGACTATGAATTGGCTGATTAAAAAAGGGATTTCGCCAAAGCGGTTAAAATCGGCAGGTTTTGGAGAGTCGCAATTGCTTAACAATTGTTCAGACGGAATCGAATGTTCAGAAGGAGAACATCAAATGAATCGAAGAAGTGAATTTGTAATTACTAAAATTTAG
- a CDS encoding PorP/SprF family type IX secretion system membrane protein, whose amino-acid sequence MKTLLTVLTCIFSISLAFAQQDSQYTHYMYNTIVVNPGYAGSRGAMSLFAMHRNQWVGFDGAPKTNAFSIHTPFASSNIGAGLSFVNDQIGPTAENTITAAVSYTLIVSKKFSLNFGLNTSATFFNFYANKLNPKDVADTTLENFKNSISPNLGIGFYLHSDKTYFGLSAPQLFENYKYDDNELSLNRERINLYFITGTVIPINSDIDFKPAFLAKYLDSTPLQMDLSANFLFNQKLTLGAAYRYDAAVSALAGFQISEMLFVGYAYDFETTQLQKYNQGSHEIFLRFELFKSYSGLSSPRFF is encoded by the coding sequence TTGAAGACTTTACTTACAGTGCTTACTTGCATCTTTAGTATCTCCCTTGCATTCGCGCAGCAGGATTCGCAATATACGCACTATATGTACAACACGATAGTGGTTAATCCAGGATATGCGGGAAGTCGTGGTGCTATGTCGCTCTTTGCAATGCATAGAAATCAATGGGTTGGATTTGATGGAGCGCCCAAAACAAATGCATTTTCGATTCATACACCATTTGCCAGTTCAAATATTGGTGCGGGATTATCTTTCGTGAATGATCAAATTGGCCCAACCGCCGAAAACACTATCACCGCCGCGGTTTCCTATACATTGATAGTTTCGAAAAAGTTTTCTCTAAATTTCGGACTGAATACCTCAGCGACTTTTTTCAATTTCTACGCAAATAAACTTAATCCAAAAGATGTAGCTGATACAACTCTAGAAAATTTCAAAAACTCCATAAGTCCGAATCTTGGAATTGGCTTTTATCTACATTCAGACAAAACTTATTTTGGATTATCCGCACCTCAACTTTTCGAAAATTATAAGTACGATGATAATGAGCTTTCGCTAAATCGGGAAAGAATTAATTTATACTTCATCACTGGAACGGTAATTCCGATAAATTCTGATATCGATTTCAAACCAGCTTTTTTGGCGAAATACCTTGATAGTACGCCTTTGCAGATGGATTTATCGGCGAACTTTTTATTTAATCAAAAGCTAACTTTAGGTGCTGCTTATCGATATGACGCTGCAGTAAGTGCGTTGGCAGGATTTCAAATTTCTGAAATGTTATTTGTTGGTTATGCCTACGATTTTGAAACCACACAACTGCAGAAATACAATCAAGGAAGTCACGAAATCTTTTTACGTTTCGAATTATTTAAATCCTACAGCGGACTTAGTTCCCCGAGATTTTTCTAA
- a CDS encoding DUF4197 domain-containing protein translates to MKRIAIIILMMAPFYGHSQIKGFLDKIGNSLESVTGESTDRFDISGALKEALNKGVDKEVSKLTLENGFYKNEAVKILMPTELQKVDKTLRSVGLSSLSDEGIKLLNRAAEEAVKEATPIFITAIKQMSIADAKTILMGKNNAATTYLESKTTKNLYAKFNPVVQKNLRKVGADVAWTSIISKYNSLPLTTDVNPDITDYVTKKALEGVFKMIAVEELSIRTDIGARTSPLLKKVFAMQD, encoded by the coding sequence ATGAAAAGAATAGCAATAATAATACTGATGATGGCACCCTTTTATGGCCACTCGCAGATTAAAGGATTTCTAGACAAAATAGGAAATAGTCTTGAATCAGTAACTGGCGAAAGCACGGACCGTTTTGATATTTCTGGAGCTTTGAAAGAAGCTTTAAATAAAGGTGTTGACAAAGAAGTTTCGAAACTTACACTTGAAAATGGATTTTATAAGAATGAAGCCGTAAAGATTCTGATGCCCACGGAACTCCAGAAAGTGGACAAAACTTTGCGAAGCGTGGGATTATCATCGCTCTCTGACGAAGGAATTAAATTACTAAATCGTGCCGCCGAAGAAGCAGTTAAGGAAGCAACTCCAATTTTTATCACCGCCATCAAACAAATGAGTATTGCCGATGCTAAAACAATATTGATGGGCAAAAATAATGCGGCTACCACTTATTTAGAATCTAAAACTACCAAAAATTTATACGCGAAATTCAATCCAGTAGTTCAGAAAAATCTCCGAAAAGTTGGCGCTGACGTGGCTTGGACTTCTATAATTTCAAAATATAATTCACTTCCACTTACTACCGACGTAAATCCAGACATTACAGATTACGTGACTAAAAAAGCACTTGAAGGTGTTTTTAAAATGATTGCGGTAGAAGAATTATCGATTAGGACAGACATCGGCGCTAGGACTTCTCCCCTACTAAAGAAAGTCTTTGCGATGCAAGATTAA
- a CDS encoding DUF4197 domain-containing protein: MKNKILALAVVLSLSGCAELQQVASQYPGIGQTLGNADIAMGLKEALNNGVTKQVTKLTVSDGFYKNAAVKILLPPELQKVDKTLRDLGLSSLADEGLKVLNRAAEDAVKEAVPVFVTAIKSMTITDAKNILMGNDNAATIYLQRTTSSQLYGKFNPIVKKSLSKVGADKTWNQILTKYNTLPLVTKVNPDLNDYVTNEALKGVFTMVAVEEKDIRNNVAARTSDLLKRVFGMQ, encoded by the coding sequence ATGAAAAATAAAATATTAGCACTCGCAGTGGTGCTAAGCCTTTCTGGCTGTGCCGAACTGCAACAAGTAGCATCTCAATATCCTGGAATTGGACAAACGTTAGGAAATGCTGATATCGCGATGGGGCTTAAGGAAGCGTTGAATAACGGTGTCACCAAACAAGTAACAAAACTCACCGTTTCGGATGGTTTTTATAAAAATGCTGCCGTAAAGATTTTGCTTCCGCCCGAACTTCAGAAGGTGGATAAAACTCTGAGAGATCTTGGACTTTCTAGTCTTGCTGACGAAGGTTTAAAAGTTTTAAATCGTGCTGCCGAAGATGCAGTTAAAGAAGCGGTTCCAGTTTTTGTAACTGCGATAAAAAGTATGACCATTACCGATGCGAAAAATATTTTGATGGGCAATGACAATGCTGCCACTATCTATTTGCAAAGAACAACTAGTTCACAACTTTATGGTAAGTTTAATCCTATCGTGAAAAAATCGTTGAGTAAAGTTGGAGCAGATAAGACTTGGAATCAAATTCTTACAAAATATAATACACTGCCGCTTGTAACAAAAGTAAATCCTGACCTAAATGACTACGTAACAAACGAGGCTTTGAAAGGAGTTTTCACAATGGTAGCAGTAGAAGAGAAGGATATTCGTAACAATGTTGCGGCAAGAACTTCAGATTTACTGAAACGAGTTTTTGGAATGCAATAA
- a CDS encoding ABC transporter substrate-binding protein, which produces MQLTDQIGKTFSFTETPKRIVSLVPSQTELLVSLGLEDSIVGLTKFCIHPVGLKNTKTMVGGTKVINFDKIAALKPDIIICNKEENTQQIVEDLSAICPVWTTNIYTVEDNNQMILDFGKIFGVEDSAAKMVCETNAAMQEFHAFASTQKLQKIAYFIWKNPYMVAANSTYINEILKLNNFQNAFENLERYPEVQIENIKENEVDYILLSSEPYPFKESDFDDFVKLNQKVKIMVVDGEMFSWYGSRLILAFDYFKKLRNDLNSL; this is translated from the coding sequence ATGCAACTAACTGATCAGATTGGGAAAACATTTTCGTTTACTGAAACGCCAAAGCGAATCGTATCTTTGGTGCCTTCGCAAACTGAACTTCTTGTTAGTTTAGGGCTGGAAGACAGCATCGTTGGCTTGACCAAATTCTGTATTCATCCGGTTGGTCTCAAAAACACAAAAACTATGGTTGGCGGTACCAAAGTGATCAACTTTGATAAAATTGCTGCTTTAAAACCAGATATAATTATCTGCAATAAAGAGGAAAATACCCAACAAATTGTCGAAGATCTTTCGGCAATTTGTCCAGTTTGGACGACCAATATTTATACGGTAGAAGATAATAATCAGATGATTTTGGATTTCGGAAAAATCTTTGGTGTAGAAGATTCTGCTGCAAAGATGGTTTGTGAAACTAATGCTGCAATGCAAGAATTTCACGCTTTTGCTTCCACTCAAAAACTACAAAAAATCGCGTATTTTATTTGGAAAAATCCTTATATGGTTGCGGCAAATAGCACTTATATCAATGAGATTTTAAAGCTGAATAATTTCCAAAATGCTTTTGAAAATCTGGAAAGATATCCTGAAGTACAGATTGAAAACATCAAAGAAAACGAGGTTGATTATATTCTTTTATCCTCTGAACCCTATCCTTTTAAGGAATCAGATTTTGATGATTTCGTGAAATTAAATCAGAAAGTAAAAATTATGGTGGTGGATGGAGAAATGTTTTCTTGGTATGGATCGAGGCTAATTTTAGCTTTTGATTACTTCAAAAAGCTTCGAAACGACCTAAATTCTTTGTAG
- the pyrF gene encoding orotidine-5'-phosphate decarboxylase, protein MTIQHITQQIKEKKSFLCIGLDVDLERIPEHLLNSENPIFEFNKAIIDATHDLAVAYKPNTAFYEAYGIKGWQSLEKTVQYINETYPDIFTIADAKRGDIGNTSAMYAKAFFEDLDFDAVTVAPYMGKDSVEPFLQHEDKFAILLALTSNEGAYDFQTKKVDGVDLYKQVLETSKTWKNSQNLMYVIGATKAEYLAEVRKIVPESFLLVPGVGAQGGNLKEVCKYGMNKNVGLLVNSSRGIIYASGGLDFAEKAREEALKMQTQMSAIIDKM, encoded by the coding sequence TTGACCATACAGCATATAACACAACAGATAAAAGAGAAGAAATCATTCCTATGCATCGGACTAGATGTGGACTTGGAACGAATTCCGGAGCACTTATTAAATAGCGAAAACCCAATATTTGAATTCAACAAAGCCATCATTGACGCAACTCATGATTTGGCGGTTGCTTACAAACCAAATACTGCATTTTATGAGGCGTACGGGATTAAAGGATGGCAATCTCTAGAGAAAACCGTGCAATATATCAACGAAACGTACCCGGATATTTTTACCATTGCCGATGCAAAAAGAGGTGATATCGGAAATACTTCGGCAATGTATGCCAAAGCATTTTTTGAAGATCTTGACTTTGATGCTGTAACTGTGGCGCCGTATATGGGAAAGGATTCGGTTGAGCCATTTTTGCAACACGAAGATAAATTTGCAATTCTGTTGGCATTGACTTCAAATGAAGGTGCCTACGATTTTCAAACTAAAAAAGTGGATGGAGTAGACTTGTACAAACAGGTTCTTGAAACTTCGAAAACTTGGAAAAACAGTCAAAACTTGATGTACGTTATTGGCGCTACCAAAGCGGAATACCTTGCTGAAGTTCGTAAAATCGTTCCAGAAAGTTTTCTATTGGTGCCTGGAGTAGGAGCGCAAGGTGGAAATCTGAAGGAGGTTTGCAAATACGGAATGAACAAAAATGTGGGTCTTTTGGTAAATTCTTCTAGAGGAATAATTTATGCTTCGGGTGGATTGGACTTTGCCGAAAAAGCAAGAGAAGAAGCGCTAAAAATGCAAACGCAAATGAGCGCAATCATCGATAAAATGTAA
- a CDS encoding helix-turn-helix transcriptional regulator, which translates to MNRIKVVLEEKGIKQKWLAEQLGKSYNMVNSYIQNRQQPRLEVLFEIAKILKVDAKELLNSKTNV; encoded by the coding sequence ATGAACAGAATTAAAGTGGTTTTGGAAGAAAAAGGAATTAAGCAAAAGTGGCTTGCAGAACAATTAGGAAAAAGTTATAACATGGTTAATTCTTACATTCAAAATAGACAGCAACCAAGATTAGAAGTGCTATTTGAAATAGCGAAGATTTTGAAAGTGGACGCAAAGGAACTTTTAAACAGCAAAACTAATGTGTAA